Proteins from a single region of Sphingomonas morindae:
- a CDS encoding helix-turn-helix transcriptional regulator, translating to MDRPSRMLLPRGAGRLRADLGAFLKRRRQGLLDGEAFGTQAQVAARVGISRQTLSNIERGAAWPGPATLDALLDTLDLGWEHVAHPVESEADPRLFVDDMPGGGRLRPVPKAAAPGRYRRFLEGREGDQIAAFGEQLRAARTRRKLTLAQVAREAAISVATLSRLERGQLATSSVFRFQQPADGHTTPELVILNPRLAQLCRRPL from the coding sequence GTGGATCGTCCCAGCCGGATGTTGCTGCCGCGCGGCGCCGGGCGCCTGCGTGCGGATCTCGGCGCCTTTCTGAAACGCCGCCGGCAGGGGCTGCTCGACGGCGAGGCGTTCGGGACCCAGGCCCAGGTGGCGGCGCGCGTCGGCATATCGCGGCAGACGCTCTCCAACATCGAGCGCGGGGCGGCATGGCCAGGACCCGCCACGCTCGATGCGCTCCTCGACACTTTGGACCTCGGCTGGGAGCATGTCGCACACCCGGTCGAAAGCGAGGCCGACCCCCGCCTCTTTGTCGACGACATGCCAGGGGGAGGCCGGCTGCGGCCCGTACCCAAAGCGGCGGCACCGGGGCGCTACCGGAGGTTCCTCGAGGGTCGGGAGGGCGACCAGATCGCGGCATTCGGCGAGCAGCTCCGGGCGGCCAGGACGCGCCGGAAGCTGACCCTTGCACAGGTAGCCCGCGAGGCCGCCATTTCGGTCGCGACCCTGTCGCGGCTCGAACGCGGGCAGCTTGCCACCTCAAGCGTGTTCCGCTTCCAGCAGCCCGCCGACGGCCACACCACGCCGGAGCTCGTGATCCTCAACCCAAGGCTCGCCCAACTGTGCCGTCGACCGCTTTAG